The Oryzias latipes chromosome 8, ASM223467v1 genomic interval AGCTGAAGGTTCAGAGACATTCCAGAGCGAGGAGACGGCGCCGTCTGCTAGCATGAGGAGGTCTGGAGTGATGAGGCTCATGACGGCGCTGTGGTGGTTCTGGATGCTTTGTGAGACGTGACGTCATGCCTTCAACCCTCAGCCTGTCCTCTGTCTTTCCACAGATAAGAAGTCCCTGGGGGGTCCAGGTAAGCGGTCCTGCGGTCCTGTTCTGGATGGGTTCTGCTCTCTGCTGCAGTCACCGCCGCCATGATCTGACGCTGCATGTTGGATGGGCTTAATGTTGTTTGTCGTCTACCTTCTGCTAGATCCCATGAATGCCCTGACTAACCTGACAGGGGTTGGAGTGGGGCCTGGCGCCATCGGAATGGGGCCTCGCCCTGCCGGGGCTCAAGTGGGGGGCATGGGGCCCATGGGGCAGATGCAGATAGGCCAGCATGTCATGGGAGGGGTGCCTGGAAACCCACAAGGCAGTGAGTGTTTCCTCTGCGTGATGTTTGCTCTCCACAGCGCCCCCTAGCTGCCATGTGTCTGCTTCAGCATGCTGTGCCTGAGCGTTCAGCCCGTCCGTGGCTGCCTCTGAGCTGCCGGCGCCACATCCTCCGCTTCTGTGTCCGCAGTGTCAACGCCGGCCCAAATGCCCATGCAGACGATGGTGCAGCAGCAGTTCCAGCAGttccagcatcagcagcagaaccagcagctgcagcagcaccagaaccagcagctgcagcagcaccagaacctgcaacagcagctgcagcagcaccagaaccagcagctgcagctgcagcaggcccaaaaccagcagctgcaggtacagcagcagaaccagcagctgcagcaggcccagaaccagcagctgcagctacagcagcagcaccagaaccagcagctgcagcaggcccaaaaccagcagctgcagctacagcagcagcaccagaaccagcagctgcagcaccagaaccagcagcagcaaAACCAGGTAGAATCCTAACACAAATTGGTCAGGACCGATTCTGAAGACAGATGTTGAGCATGTTCTGTTGAGCAGCGCCAGATTCCTTTGCACCTCCCACTGTCTGCTCCCCGCCCTCGGTGTTTCTACGGTAACGGCAGTCTGTCCTGGTGTCCGCAGATGCACCAGGTGAGGATGTTCCCGCAGCTGCACCACCCTCAGGCCCAGCCTCAGTCCATGCATCCCATGGTGCATCAGGTCCAGGTCCAGCCGGCGCCGGGTCAGATGCCCCCCCactcccagcagcagcagcagcagctcaaagCCTTCCAGGTACCAGCGGTGTCCGGCGGGTCCGGACCAGTTCAGTTTTTCGTCCTGACAGTCCTTCTCCTTGTGTGGGAAAGCAGGCCCGTGCCACCATGCAGCACTCGGCGCAGATCGTGGCCCCGCCCCAGCTGTCCACGCCCGGCGCTGCACCTGGACAGGTGAGTCCCCGCTCTTCAGCTCCAGAACCAGCACTTTATGTCTCGGCGCTGGACCTGCAGCTTCTGCTCTCCGTCTGAAGCTGGGTCGTCCCCCGATGCAGAGTCTTAGCCGGCCGACCCGACCCGTTCTCAACCCCCCCAACGCCTCTGCGGCCCCCACCCCTTCCAACGTGGTTGGAGGACAGGTAGGTACTCTCCAACGCCTGTACGTTTGCAGCAGAACCGAACCAACAGAACCACACCAACAGAACCACAGAACCACACTATGATTAACAGCCCTCTACAATTGTATCACAGGTGCAGCACGCCATGATATCATCGCCCTCACCTGTGCAGGTGCCAACGCCACAGATGCCCCCGCCCCCTCAGCCCTCACCCCAGCCCCCCACCTCACAGCCCAGTTCAGTCAGGTAGGACAGTTGCTGCCCCCCCCCTCGCACACGCTGCGTGTCCTGGTTCCGACTCTGTTCTGGTTCCGTTAGCTCCGGCCCGACTCCCTCCCCAGGAGGATTCCAGCCCAGCCCCTCCCCTCAGCCCTCCCCCAGCACAGCCACCTCCAGCAGGCCCCCTCAGATCTACAGCGTTCCCTCTCCAGGACCGCTCAACACTCCAGGTATGCCGGCAATCCGTACCAGAACCGCTCAATGGCCGCGGTCGGGCAGGTAAACTGACTCCCAacttccccccccccacccccaggtaACCCCGGCTCCGTGATGAGTCCATCTCTGGAGGACCAGCAGTACATGGAGAAGCTGAAGCAGCTGTCCAAGTACATCGAGCCGCTTCGCCGCATGATCA includes:
- the med15 gene encoding mediator of RNA polymerase II transcription subunit 15 isoform X4, with the protein product MEVPGSDSDWRSTQFRQKVVAQIDEAMRKAGPGTTTHKSGTDMENQVYNKAKTRDEYLSLVARLIIHFRDIHKKSLGGPDPMNALTNLTGVGVGPGAIGMGPRPAGAQVGGMGPMGQMQIGQHVMGGVPGNPQGMSTPAQMPMQTMVQQQFQQFQHQQQNQQLQQHQNQQLQQHQNLQQQLQQHQNQQLQLQQAQNQQLQVQQQNQQLQQAQNQQLQLQQQHQNQQLQQAQNQQLQLQQQHQNQQLQHQNQQQQNQMHQVRMFPQLHHPQAQPQSMHPMVHQVQVQPAPGQMPPHSQQQQQQLKAFQARATMQHSAQIVAPPQLSTPGAAPGQSLSRPTRPVLNPPNASAAPTPSNVVGGQVQHAMISSPSPVQVPTPQMPPPPQPSPQPPTSQPSSVSSGPTPSPGGFQPSPSPQPSPSTATSSRPPQIYSVPSPGPLNTPGNPGSVMSPSLEDQQYMEKLKQLSKYIEPLRRMINKIDKNEDRKKDLSKMKSLLNILTDPNIRCPLKTLQKCEIALEKLKNDMAVPTPPPPPMATKQQYLCQPLLDAIITNIRSPVFNHSLYRTFAPAMSAIHGPPITGPNVSGRKRKLEEDERQTVPNILQGEVARLDVRFLVNLDPSFCSNNGSVHLVCKLDDKNFPSVPPLQLSIPADYPDQSPLWSDDGEQYGANSFLQSVHRNMTSKLLQLPDKHSVTELLNTWAQSVRQACLSAA
- the med15 gene encoding mediator of RNA polymerase II transcription subunit 15 isoform X3, which produces MEVPGSDSDWRSTQFRQKVVAQIDEAMRKAGPGTTTHKSGTDMENQVYNKAKTRDEYLSLVARLIIHFRDIHKKSLGGPDPMNALTNLTGVGVGPGAIGMGPRPAGAQVGGMGPMGQMQIGQHVMGGVPGNPQGMSTPAQMPMQTMVQQQFQQFQHQQQNQQLQQHQNQQLQQHQNLQQQLQQHQNQQLQLQQAQNQQLQVQQQNQQLQQAQNQQLQLQQQHQNQQLQQAQNQQLQLQQQHQNQQLQHQNQQQQNQMHQVRMFPQLHHPQAQPQSMHPMVHQVQVQPAPGQMPPHSQQQQQQLKAFQQARATMQHSAQIVAPPQLSTPGAAPGQSLSRPTRPVLNPPNASAAPTPSNVVGGQVQHAMISSPSPVQVPTPQMPPPPQPSPQPPTSQPSSVSSGPTPSPGGFQPSPSPQPSPSTATSSRPPQIYSVPSPGPLNTPGNPGSVMSPSLEDQQYMEKLKQLSKYIEPLRRMINKIDKNEDRKKDLSKMKSLLNILTDPNIRCPLKTLQKCEIALEKLKNDMAVPTPPPPPMATKQQYLCQPLLDAIITNIRSPVFNHSLYRTFAPAMSAIHGPPITGPNVSGRKRKLEEDERQTVPNILQGEVARLDVRFLVNLDPSFCSNNGSVHLVCKLDDKNFPSVPPLQLSIPADYPDQSPLWSDDGEQYGANSFLQSVHRNMTSKLLQLPDKHSVTELLNTWAQSVRQACLSAA
- the med15 gene encoding mediator of RNA polymerase II transcription subunit 15 isoform X2, whose translation is MEVPGSDSDWRSTQFRQKVVAQIDEAMRKAGPGTTTHKSGTDMENQVYNKAKTRDEYLSLVARLIIHFRDIHKKSLGGPDPMNALTNLTGVGVGPGAIGMGPRPAGAQVGGMGPMGQMQIGQHVMGGVPGNPQGMSTPAQMPMQTMVQQQFQQFQHQQQNQQLQQHQNQQLQQHQNLQQQLQQHQNQQLQLQQAQNQQLQVQQQNQQLQQAQNQQLQLQQQHQNQQLQQAQNQQLQLQQQHQNQQLQHQNQQQQNQMHQVRMFPQLHHPQAQPQSMHPMVHQVQVQPAPGQMPPHSQQQQQQLKAFQARATMQHSAQIVAPPQLSTPGAAPGQLGRPPMQSLSRPTRPVLNPPNASAAPTPSNVVGGQVQHAMISSPSPVQVPTPQMPPPPQPSPQPPTSQPSSVSSGPTPSPGGFQPSPSPQPSPSTATSSRPPQIYSVPSPGPLNTPGNPGSVMSPSLEDQQYMEKLKQLSKYIEPLRRMINKIDKNEDRKKDLSKMKSLLNILTDPNIRCPLKTLQKCEIALEKLKNDMAVPTPPPPPMATKQQYLCQPLLDAIITNIRSPVFNHSLYRTFAPAMSAIHGPPITGPNVSGRKRKLEEDERQTVPNILQGEVARLDVRFLVNLDPSFCSNNGSVHLVCKLDDKNFPSVPPLQLSIPADYPDQSPLWSDDGEQYGANSFLQSVHRNMTSKLLQLPDKHSVTELLNTWAQSVRQACLSAA
- the med15 gene encoding mediator of RNA polymerase II transcription subunit 15 isoform X1, whose amino-acid sequence is MEVPGSDSDWRSTQFRQKVVAQIDEAMRKAGPGTTTHKSGTDMENQVYNKAKTRDEYLSLVARLIIHFRDIHKKSLGGPDPMNALTNLTGVGVGPGAIGMGPRPAGAQVGGMGPMGQMQIGQHVMGGVPGNPQGMSTPAQMPMQTMVQQQFQQFQHQQQNQQLQQHQNQQLQQHQNLQQQLQQHQNQQLQLQQAQNQQLQVQQQNQQLQQAQNQQLQLQQQHQNQQLQQAQNQQLQLQQQHQNQQLQHQNQQQQNQMHQVRMFPQLHHPQAQPQSMHPMVHQVQVQPAPGQMPPHSQQQQQQLKAFQQARATMQHSAQIVAPPQLSTPGAAPGQLGRPPMQSLSRPTRPVLNPPNASAAPTPSNVVGGQVQHAMISSPSPVQVPTPQMPPPPQPSPQPPTSQPSSVSSGPTPSPGGFQPSPSPQPSPSTATSSRPPQIYSVPSPGPLNTPGNPGSVMSPSLEDQQYMEKLKQLSKYIEPLRRMINKIDKNEDRKKDLSKMKSLLNILTDPNIRCPLKTLQKCEIALEKLKNDMAVPTPPPPPMATKQQYLCQPLLDAIITNIRSPVFNHSLYRTFAPAMSAIHGPPITGPNVSGRKRKLEEDERQTVPNILQGEVARLDVRFLVNLDPSFCSNNGSVHLVCKLDDKNFPSVPPLQLSIPADYPDQSPLWSDDGEQYGANSFLQSVHRNMTSKLLQLPDKHSVTELLNTWAQSVRQACLSAA